A genomic window from Glycine max cultivar Williams 82 chromosome 17, Glycine_max_v4.0, whole genome shotgun sequence includes:
- the LOC100776109 gene encoding scarecrow-like protein 13: MQTSQKHPSSAGAHFYHQPVQGIYQMLQSNLCQDSSSQGTSVSFETCKEQYFTLESCPAPTNDFMDCDDSPSYASVSSKRTPFSPQGSQSCYSDHHQSSDNTYGSPISGLSSVDDRHQLKHKLRELEISLLAPEESDITDSCGCCVVKGGLHGSSQLAKHNWDQIAENIAQFDLKGALKVCAQAVSDDDVPTARGWIDNVLGKLVSVSGDPIQRLGAYLLEGLRARLESSGNLIYKSLKCEQPTSKELMSYMHILYQICPYWKFAYISANAVIQETMANESRIHIIDFQIAQGTQWHLLIQALAHRPGGPPSLRVTGVDDSQSTHARGGGLWIVGERLSDFARSCGVPFEFHSAAISGCEVVRGNIEIRAGEALAVNFPYVLHHMPDESVSTENHRDRLLRLVKSLSPKVVTFVEQESNTNTSPFFQRFVETLDYYTAMFESIDVACPRDDKKRISAEQHCVARDMVNMIACEGVERVERHELFGKWRSRLSMAGFKQCQLSSSVMVATQNLLKEFSQNYRLEHRDGALYLGWMNRHMATSSAWR, encoded by the coding sequence ATGCAAACGTCTCAGAAGCACCCTAGTTCAGCTGGTGCCCATTTCTATCACCAGCCTGTGCAAGGCATTTACCAAATGTTGCAAAGCAATCTATGCCAAGATAGCAGCAGCCAGGGAACAAGTGTTTCATTTGAAACCTGTAAGGAGCAATACTTTACTCTGGAATCATGCCCAGCACCCACTAATGATTTCATGGATTGTGATGATTCTCCTTCCTATGCCAGTGTATCATCTAAAAGGACTCCATTTTCTCCACAAGGTTCTCAGTCATGCTATTCAGATCACCACCAGTCCTCTGACAACACCTATGGTTCGCCAATAAGTGGCTTGTCTAGTGTTGATGACCGGCATCAACTAAAGCACAAGCTAAGAGAACTGGAGATTTCATTGTTGGCGCCTGAGGAATCAGACATTACAGACAGTTGCGGCTGCTGCGTCGTCAAGGGTGGCCTCCATGGATCATCTCAGTTGGCCAAACATAACTGGGATCAGATAGCAGAAAATATTGCACAATTTGACTTGAAAGGAGCCCTCAAGGTATGTGCACAGGCTGTGTCTGACGATGATGTTCCGACAGCAAGAGGCTGGATAGATAATGTATTGGGGAAATTGGTATCAGTCTCTGGTGATCCAATCCAGAGGTTGGGTGCTTACTTGTTAGAGGGGCTTAGAGCAAGGTTGGAATCATCAGGGAATCTCATCTACAAATCCCTTAAGTGTGAACAACCAACAAGCAAAGAGCTAATGAGTTACATGCACATTTTGTACCAGATTTGCCCATACTGGAAGTTTGCATACATATCTGCAAATGCTGTCATCCAAGAAACAATGGCAAATGAGTCAAGGATTCATataattgattttcaaattgCGCAGGGCACACAGTGGCATTTACTTATCCAGGCTCTTGCACATAGGCCAGGGGGACCCCCCTCCCTTCGTGTGACCGGTGTTGATGACTCACAGTCGACTCATGCACGAGGTGGAGGACTTTGGATTGTTGGAGAAAGGCTTTCAGATTTTGCCAGGTCTTGTGGAGTTCCATTTGAATTCCACAGTGCTGCAATATCTGGCTGTGAGGTTGTACGAGGAAATATTGAAATCCGAGCAGGGGAAGCTCTGGCTGTAAACTTTCCTTATGTTTTGCACCACATGCCAGATGAGAGTGTGAGCACCGAAAATCACAGGGATAGATTGTTGAGGTTGGTTAAGAGCTTGTCTCCCAAGGTTGTTACCTTTGTTGAGCAAGAATCCAACACCAACACTTCTCCTTTCTTTCAGAGGTTTGTTGAGACCTTGGATTATTATACTGCAATGTTTGAATCTATAGATGTGGCTTGCCCCAGAGATGATAAGAAGAGGATTAGCGCAGAGCAGCACTGCGTGGCACGAGACATGGTCAACATGATAGCTTGTGAGGGGGTTGAGAGGGTGGAGAGGCATGAACTTTTTGGAAAGTGGAGGTCAAGACTTTCCATGGCTGGATTTAAACAGTGTCAATTGAGTTCTTCAGTGATGGTTGCTACCCAAAATCTCCTAAAGGAGTTCAGTCAAAATTATAGGCTTGAACATAGAGATGGTGCTCTTTATCTTGGCTGGATGAACAGACATATGGCCACCTCTTCTGCTTGGAGATGA